A region from the Methanofollis liminatans DSM 4140 genome encodes:
- a CDS encoding metallophosphoesterase → MGQKLPRLKYSPFYLLAIVLVLATPPTLGYMAWEGQHPSVTHLLMEGAPGGIVFIADPHLREDNIGYIHEVIGEINALHPSIVLIGGDFVYGEDPDLSLQAVWQEIEAPAYAVLGNHDYKAGIDAVSGLQKIIAVSGTDHTAAGYDMSALQDGAVDTALAGALTDVLEENGVSVLRNEYLTLDIGGTPIVLVGVDDGWAGMASPPQVPETDAFTIYLIHEPECRAVDWDADLILAGHTHGGQIMLPGMKELNDNGVLELSGFVQKEGAPLYITRGLATSNLRTDLRLNAPPEIVAIGPPVASL, encoded by the coding sequence ATGGGTCAGAAACTGCCGCGGCTGAAATATTCTCCATTTTATCTCCTTGCGATCGTGCTCGTCCTCGCCACGCCCCCGACTCTCGGCTACATGGCATGGGAAGGGCAGCACCCATCGGTCACGCATCTCCTCATGGAAGGTGCACCCGGGGGGATCGTCTTCATTGCCGATCCCCATCTCAGGGAGGACAACATCGGCTATATCCACGAGGTGATCGGCGAGATCAACGCCCTCCACCCGTCCATCGTCCTCATCGGCGGGGATTTTGTCTATGGCGAAGACCCTGATCTCTCCCTCCAGGCAGTCTGGCAGGAGATCGAGGCCCCGGCCTATGCCGTGCTCGGCAACCACGACTACAAAGCCGGGATCGATGCCGTAAGCGGGCTCCAGAAGATCATCGCCGTCTCGGGGACAGACCACACGGCGGCAGGCTACGACATGAGCGCCCTGCAGGACGGGGCGGTCGACACCGCCCTCGCTGGCGCCCTCACGGACGTCCTCGAAGAGAACGGGGTCAGCGTGCTCAGGAACGAATATCTCACCCTCGATATCGGCGGTACGCCCATCGTCCTCGTCGGCGTGGATGACGGCTGGGCAGGGATGGCGTCGCCCCCGCAGGTGCCTGAGACCGACGCCTTCACGATCTACCTGATCCACGAGCCCGAGTGCCGGGCGGTCGACTGGGACGCCGACCTCATCCTCGCCGGCCACACCCATGGCGGGCAGATCATGCTGCCGGGCATGAAGGAGTTGAACGACAACGGCGTCCTCGAACTCTCCGGTTTCGTCCAGAAAGAGGGGGCGCCGCTCTACATCACCCGCGGCCTCGCCACCTCGAACCTCAGGACCGACCTGCGGCTGAACGCCCCTCCCGAGATCGTGGCGATCGGACCGCCCGTCGCTTCGTTATAA
- the endA gene encoding tRNA-intron lyase — MKATFDGKSLRLGQEGISLYESGGYGRPEKGGLRLAPEEGLYLLWRNRIEVADHNFSGLLADLSGDAGFFRRYLVYRDLRERGYALQTGPHDFRVFRRGDRPGKGQSQYLVRVRAERDLVDFDGIVAEVATAGNMRKQYLIAAVDDEGELTYYEVKVNHLAEAGSEAGEGQAVGEAYGAVVLVRPADAPWLAAEGYGKLLDAGEILLSPVEALYLMDTGRLTLLRGGAPLSRETYYGIAADTDGELGEKAIVYADLRRRGCGPKTGYKFGHHFRVYTAGLQHSLLLAHAIPEGTALPMAAISRSVRLANSVKKKMLFACVHTDDIQYIEFARIKL; from the coding sequence GTGAAGGCAACATTCGACGGCAAAAGTCTCCGTCTCGGGCAGGAGGGCATCTCCCTCTACGAGAGCGGGGGCTACGGCCGCCCCGAGAAAGGGGGGCTCCGCCTCGCCCCCGAGGAGGGGCTCTACCTCCTCTGGCGGAACAGGATCGAGGTGGCCGACCATAACTTCTCAGGGCTCCTTGCCGATCTTTCAGGGGACGCCGGATTTTTCAGGCGCTACCTCGTCTACCGCGACCTGCGGGAGCGGGGCTATGCCCTCCAGACCGGGCCGCATGATTTCCGGGTCTTCCGCCGGGGCGACCGGCCTGGAAAGGGTCAGTCCCAGTACCTCGTCAGGGTGCGGGCCGAGCGTGACCTGGTGGACTTCGACGGGATCGTCGCCGAGGTGGCGACGGCCGGGAACATGCGCAAACAGTACCTTATTGCGGCGGTGGACGACGAGGGCGAGCTCACCTACTATGAGGTGAAGGTCAACCACCTGGCCGAGGCCGGTTCTGAGGCGGGCGAGGGGCAGGCCGTCGGTGAAGCCTACGGTGCGGTCGTGCTGGTGCGCCCGGCCGATGCCCCCTGGCTTGCTGCTGAAGGCTATGGCAAACTCCTCGACGCCGGTGAGATCCTGCTCTCCCCGGTCGAGGCGCTGTACCTGATGGACACGGGACGCCTCACCCTCCTCAGGGGCGGTGCTCCCCTCTCCCGCGAGACATACTATGGGATCGCCGCGGATACCGACGGCGAACTCGGGGAGAAGGCGATCGTCTACGCCGACCTGCGCCGCCGCGGCTGCGGGCCGAAGACCGGCTACAAGTTCGGCCACCATTTCAGGGTCTACACTGCCGGACTCCAGCACTCCCTTCTTCTCGCCCACGCGATCCCCGAAGGCACCGCCCTTCCGATGGCGGCGATCTCCCGCTCGGTCAGGCTTGCGAACAGTGTCAAAAAGAAGATGTTGTTTGCCTGCGTACATACAGACGACATTCAGTACATCGAATTTGCGCGAATAAAACTGTGA
- a CDS encoding tryptophan--tRNA ligase, with the protein MQQGINPWASSQTVDVGKLFSEFGIEPMENVVDRLPAVPSFMGRGIVVGHRDYGRIADAIRNRTPFNVMTGFMPSGHPHLGHLMVMKEVVWHVQQGGQGYVAVADREAHAVRGISWEKCREFGREYLACLYALGYEGKTYSQSENNPLKDLAFEAATKINFSDLQAIYGFSQETALAHAMSVATQVADILFPQADCGPAPTVVPVGIDQDPHIRLTRDVAYKLRMFLVEVRDGCISVRSKNAPEEAIDAVHRAFPGSTRYEGHVDIPGASFAPVEEAVRLIEIDHGGFGFVAPSSTYHTFMPGLQGGKMSSSVPESFISFWETEKDLKKKVMGALTGGRMTLDEQKRLGGEPEKCPVYLLNLFHMAKDDAELAEICRRCRAGELLCGTCKKETLARTQEFLRDFTERIDEAKDLVEG; encoded by the coding sequence ATGCAGCAGGGGATCAATCCATGGGCAAGCAGCCAGACGGTCGATGTCGGCAAACTCTTCTCTGAATTCGGCATCGAACCGATGGAAAACGTAGTTGACCGTCTCCCCGCCGTTCCTTCTTTCATGGGCCGGGGTATCGTCGTCGGTCACCGGGACTACGGCCGGATCGCCGACGCCATCAGGAACAGAACGCCCTTCAACGTGATGACCGGGTTCATGCCCTCGGGCCATCCGCACCTCGGCCACCTGATGGTGATGAAGGAGGTGGTCTGGCACGTCCAGCAGGGCGGGCAGGGCTATGTCGCCGTCGCCGACCGGGAGGCGCACGCCGTCCGGGGAATATCCTGGGAGAAATGCCGCGAGTTCGGGCGGGAGTACCTCGCCTGCCTGTACGCCCTCGGCTACGAGGGGAAGACCTACTCCCAGAGCGAGAACAACCCGTTAAAAGACCTCGCCTTCGAGGCGGCGACGAAGATCAACTTCTCCGACCTTCAGGCGATCTACGGTTTCTCGCAGGAGACGGCGCTCGCCCATGCGATGAGCGTCGCCACCCAGGTGGCCGACATCCTCTTCCCGCAGGCAGACTGCGGCCCGGCCCCCACCGTCGTCCCGGTCGGGATCGACCAGGACCCCCATATCAGGCTGACCAGGGACGTCGCCTATAAACTGCGGATGTTCCTTGTCGAGGTGCGGGACGGCTGCATCAGCGTCCGCTCGAAAAACGCCCCTGAGGAGGCGATCGATGCGGTTCACCGGGCGTTCCCGGGATCAACGCGCTACGAGGGGCATGTCGACATACCCGGGGCCTCATTCGCTCCGGTCGAGGAGGCGGTGCGCCTGATCGAGATCGATCACGGCGGGTTCGGTTTTGTCGCTCCCTCGTCCACCTACCACACCTTCATGCCCGGTCTGCAGGGCGGGAAGATGTCCTCCTCGGTTCCTGAGAGTTTCATCTCGTTCTGGGAGACCGAGAAAGACCTCAAAAAGAAGGTGATGGGCGCCCTGACCGGCGGGCGGATGACTCTTGACGAGCAGAAGCGCCTCGGCGGCGAACCCGAGAAGTGCCCGGTCTATCTCTTAAACCTCTTCCATATGGCGAAGGACGACGCCGAACTTGCCGAAATCTGCCGGCGGTGCCGGGCCGGCGAGTTGCTCTGCGGGACCTGCAAAAAGGAAACGCTGGCGCGTACGCAGGAGTTCCTCAGGGACTTCACCGAACGGATAGACGAAGCAAAAGATCTGGTGGAAGGATAA
- the pheS gene encoding phenylalanine--tRNA ligase subunit alpha translates to MADLTLNEKRLLVALAPRGRAGAVALAEALETSEEAVVQYAHLCADRGLAAIERTVTKTYTLTPEGEEYRRSGLPERQMLEQIGEGIPMKDLQALPLSRIGIGWLRKKGWITIKNGVAQTIGEVPPGDDEIALAAPREGMPGIPDLLKRNLVVEAEEAAYTIAITPAGAALVASGLDLREETGTLTRDQILSGSWRTANLRRYSLQTPPKRIYPGKSHPYQRIIDEVKRILMDMGFVEMRGDIALSAFWDFDALFQPQDHPAREMQDTFYLDRTEPLPAGWEGVRDMHEHGGSTSSIGWGGVWEAAKAEQCVLRTHTTPLSVKYLIENPKPPVKAFALGRVYRREAIDPTHLPEFEQLEGIVMDEDVTFRHLLGYLREFYHRMGFENVRFRPGYFPYTEPSVEPEVWVDGLGWVELGGAGVFREEVTAPWGIEAPVLAWGLGISRVGMLKLGLKDLRQLYRSDIDWIRESPVIGEGE, encoded by the coding sequence ATGGCTGATCTCACCCTGAACGAAAAGCGGCTTCTCGTCGCCCTCGCCCCCCGCGGCCGGGCCGGTGCCGTCGCCCTTGCAGAAGCCCTCGAAACATCTGAGGAGGCGGTCGTGCAGTATGCCCACCTCTGCGCCGACCGCGGCCTTGCGGCGATCGAGCGAACGGTCACGAAGACCTATACTCTCACCCCCGAGGGAGAGGAATACCGGAGATCCGGGCTGCCCGAACGGCAGATGCTGGAGCAGATCGGCGAGGGGATCCCGATGAAGGATCTCCAGGCCCTTCCCCTCTCCAGGATCGGCATCGGCTGGCTGCGGAAAAAAGGCTGGATCACGATCAAAAACGGCGTCGCCCAAACGATTGGCGAGGTGCCGCCGGGCGACGACGAGATCGCCCTTGCCGCACCGCGCGAGGGGATGCCCGGCATCCCTGACCTCCTCAAGCGCAACCTGGTCGTCGAGGCCGAGGAGGCCGCCTACACGATTGCGATCACCCCTGCGGGGGCGGCGCTCGTCGCCTCCGGCCTCGACCTCAGGGAAGAGACCGGGACGCTGACGCGCGACCAGATCCTCTCGGGCTCGTGGCGGACGGCGAACCTCAGGCGCTACAGCCTCCAGACGCCGCCGAAGCGGATCTATCCGGGCAAGTCCCACCCGTACCAGCGGATCATCGACGAGGTCAAACGCATCCTCATGGACATGGGCTTTGTGGAGATGCGGGGCGACATCGCCCTCTCGGCCTTCTGGGACTTCGACGCCCTCTTCCAGCCGCAGGACCACCCGGCCCGCGAGATGCAGGACACCTTCTACCTCGACCGCACCGAACCCCTGCCCGCGGGATGGGAGGGCGTGCGCGATATGCACGAGCACGGTGGATCGACCTCGTCGATCGGGTGGGGCGGCGTCTGGGAGGCTGCAAAGGCCGAGCAGTGCGTGCTGCGCACCCACACGACCCCGCTCTCGGTCAAATATCTCATCGAGAACCCGAAGCCCCCGGTGAAGGCCTTCGCCCTGGGCCGGGTCTACCGGCGCGAGGCGATCGACCCGACCCACCTGCCCGAGTTCGAGCAGCTCGAAGGGATCGTCATGGACGAGGACGTCACCTTCCGCCACCTCCTCGGCTACCTGCGCGAGTTCTACCACCGGATGGGCTTTGAGAATGTCCGCTTCCGCCCGGGCTACTTCCCGTACACCGAGCCCTCGGTCGAGCCCGAGGTCTGGGTGGACGGGCTCGGCTGGGTGGAACTCGGCGGTGCCGGTGTCTTCAGGGAAGAGGTCACCGCCCCGTGGGGGATCGAGGCCCCGGTGCTCGCGTGGGGGCTCGGCATCTCCCGCGTCGGCATGCTCAAACTCGGCCTGAAGGACCTCAGGCAGCTCTACCGGAGCGACATCGACTGGATCAGGGAAAGCCCGGTGATCGGGGAGGGGGAGTAA
- the pheT gene encoding phenylalanine--tRNA ligase subunit beta — MAIIRLNYEYLERLTGTDRQRIIERLPMIGSDVERLLDDHVDMEFFPSRVDLYSTEGVARAMRGFLGIEEGLPAYPVTPSGIAFSVDPALADIRPYLGSAVIRNVRLDEAGIESLMGLQEALHWALGRGRRKVAIGVHDMDAVRPPFRYLASPRDRRFVPLDFTEDLSMEEILSDHPKGRDYARLVEEFDRFPLIVDADDRVLSFPPIINGELTRVTTETRNILLDCTGTDERAVRMAANIICTALAEAGATIESVDIDGTPYPDLSPVERIVSVADCARLLGLDIDAEEMAALLRKMRFGAEPLPDGRVRVLVPPYRADIMHDWDLFEDVAVAYGYDRFDAALPRTFTTGREHPISALERTVRTIFTGLGYLEVLPFTLTSEKLLYERMGRAPSPDVLPVAKPITEDQSVVRTHILPLLMETLQINRHRELPQQIFATGDVIRGYATMQTVAAVSIHAGADFSEAYATMDALCRECGLSPEFSESADPAFIDGRRGDVVVNGKIVGVFGEIHPEVLTAFSLEHPVAALELDLTAVPGYPVRPGTP; from the coding sequence ATGGCAATAATCCGGCTCAACTACGAATATCTCGAACGGCTGACCGGCACCGACCGGCAGCGCATCATCGAGCGGCTGCCGATGATCGGGTCTGACGTCGAGCGCCTCCTCGATGACCACGTGGACATGGAGTTCTTCCCGAGCCGCGTCGACCTCTACTCCACCGAGGGCGTGGCCCGCGCCATGCGCGGTTTCCTCGGGATCGAGGAGGGTCTTCCCGCGTACCCGGTCACCCCTTCGGGGATCGCCTTCTCGGTCGACCCGGCCCTCGCTGATATCAGACCGTACCTCGGTTCGGCCGTGATCCGGAACGTCCGCCTCGACGAGGCCGGGATCGAGAGCCTGATGGGGCTGCAGGAAGCGCTCCACTGGGCGCTCGGCCGGGGCCGGCGGAAGGTGGCGATCGGCGTCCACGACATGGATGCAGTCAGGCCGCCGTTCCGCTACCTGGCATCGCCGCGGGACCGCCGTTTTGTCCCGCTCGACTTTACCGAGGACCTTTCGATGGAGGAGATCCTCTCTGACCACCCGAAGGGCCGGGACTATGCCCGCCTTGTCGAGGAGTTCGACCGCTTCCCCCTCATCGTCGACGCCGACGACCGCGTGCTTTCTTTCCCGCCGATCATCAACGGCGAACTGACGCGGGTGACGACGGAGACGAGAAACATCCTGCTCGACTGCACCGGCACCGACGAGCGCGCCGTGCGGATGGCGGCGAACATCATCTGCACCGCCCTTGCCGAGGCGGGGGCGACGATCGAGAGCGTCGATATAGACGGCACGCCATACCCCGACCTCTCCCCTGTCGAGCGGATCGTGAGCGTGGCCGACTGCGCCCGCCTGCTCGGCCTCGATATCGACGCGGAGGAGATGGCCGCTCTCCTGCGGAAGATGCGCTTCGGCGCCGAACCCCTCCCTGACGGCCGCGTCAGGGTGCTGGTGCCGCCGTACCGCGCCGATATCATGCACGACTGGGACCTCTTCGAGGACGTCGCCGTCGCCTACGGCTACGACCGCTTCGACGCCGCCCTTCCGAGGACCTTCACCACCGGCAGGGAGCACCCGATCTCGGCCCTCGAGCGGACGGTCCGCACCATCTTCACCGGCCTGGGCTACCTCGAGGTGCTGCCCTTCACGCTCACCTCGGAGAAACTGCTGTACGAGCGGATGGGCCGTGCGCCTTCGCCCGACGTCCTGCCGGTGGCAAAACCGATCACCGAGGATCAGAGCGTGGTGCGCACCCACATCCTCCCCCTGCTCATGGAGACCCTCCAGATCAACCGCCACCGCGAACTCCCGCAGCAGATCTTTGCGACCGGCGACGTGATCCGGGGATATGCAACGATGCAGACCGTTGCCGCCGTCTCGATCCACGCAGGCGCAGATTTCTCCGAGGCCTATGCGACGATGGACGCCCTCTGCCGGGAGTGCGGCCTCTCGCCTGAGTTCTCCGAATCCGCCGATCCGGCGTTCATCGACGGCCGTCGCGGCGACGTCGTCGTGAACGGAAAAATAGTCGGGGTCTTCGGCGAGATCCACCCCGAGGTGCTCACCGCCTTCTCCCTTGAGCACCCGGTGGCGGCGCTCGAACTCGACCTTACAGCCGTACC